The Cylindrospermopsis curvispora GIHE-G1 genome contains a region encoding:
- a CDS encoding CHASE2 domain-containing serine/threonine-protein kinase, protein MISRFVTKMRIASITNRNTINKSKHNFVSVILVTSMGVTGVIWGMGEMKWLQSMELGIYDRMLRLRHREPMDPRLLLVTIAEEDIKREKWPLSDQTVNQLLKKLASYQPRVVGLNIYRPQQKDLGNNLTPSGQVIATCLLSNIGRSEVPPPGNIPTDNIGFDDVVSDNQVDQVIRRALLFAEPTEKDEKCQTEFSFGTLLAITYLDRQGIRYTFGQNQELQIGKAVFHRLDKNGGGYQHVDTNGYQILLNYRHPQDLAQQVTLTQVMTGKVKPSWVKDRLVIIGAIANSVHPGYYTPYSSLSEQSPRLSRMMIHAQVASQIISAALDGRAVINYWSDWLEWLWIWSYAVIGAILTRKWHHPIPVTIALTVVILLTLAIVTILSWQAIWIPFFRPVLCLIMSSIAMISYTSYRVQKQNQIILAQVQKQQQAIEEMSLLWEQKTQLPTHVDQFDFVDAVTSGDTDLLLAGRYQIMRNLGSGGFGRTYLVEDTQNQNKDQHHTCVIKQLMPARRDDKFLQVARRLFNTEAEILAIVGQHPQIPQLLGYFEDRQEFYLVQEYIVGHTLSQELPPVTGAKSQSFVIAMLLEILEILSFIHQHHVIHRDIKPSNIMRRHQDNRLCLIDFGAVKLIQPQINPGTESATVSIGTRGYSPPEQLAGHPRLSSDIYALGMIGIQAVTGNFPQELPLDPQTGNVVWRHLGIVSDQLASILDKMVCYNFGDRYLSARAVIEDLNCSFSP, encoded by the coding sequence ATGATTAGTCGATTTGTTACAAAAATGCGTATTGCTTCTATTACTAATAGAAACACTATTAATAAGAGTAAACATAATTTCGTGTCGGTTATTCTCGTCACCAGTATGGGAGTAACAGGTGTCATATGGGGAATGGGGGAAATGAAGTGGTTACAAAGTATGGAGTTAGGAATTTATGATCGAATGTTGCGACTCCGTCATCGAGAACCCATGGATCCAAGACTGTTGTTAGTTACAATTGCAGAGGAAGATATAAAACGGGAAAAATGGCCCCTATCAGATCAAACTGTCAATCAACTACTGAAAAAATTGGCGTCTTATCAACCAAGAGTAGTGGGGTTAAATATTTATCGTCCTCAACAAAAAGATTTAGGTAACAATTTAACGCCATCAGGTCAAGTAATTGCCACTTGTCTATTAAGTAATATTGGCAGGTCAGAAGTTCCTCCTCCTGGTAACATTCCCACAGATAATATCGGGTTTGATGATGTGGTTAGTGATAATCAGGTGGATCAGGTGATTCGTCGGGCTTTATTATTTGCTGAACCCACGGAGAAAGACGAAAAATGCCAAACAGAATTTTCCTTTGGCACCTTATTAGCTATTACATATTTAGATCGGCAGGGTATAAGATACACCTTCGGTCAAAATCAAGAGTTGCAAATAGGTAAAGCCGTATTTCACCGCTTAGATAAAAATGGGGGAGGTTATCAACATGTGGATACAAATGGCTATCAAATTTTATTAAACTATCGTCATCCCCAGGATCTAGCCCAACAGGTTACACTTACACAAGTAATGACAGGTAAAGTTAAACCAAGTTGGGTAAAGGATCGCTTGGTAATTATAGGTGCTATCGCTAATAGTGTACATCCGGGATATTACACACCCTATAGTAGTTTATCTGAGCAAAGCCCCAGACTGTCCCGTATGATGATCCATGCCCAGGTGGCCAGTCAAATCATTAGTGCAGCACTGGATGGTAGAGCTGTAATTAATTATTGGTCAGACTGGTTAGAATGGTTATGGATTTGGAGTTATGCAGTTATTGGTGCAATTTTGACCAGAAAATGGCATCATCCTATCCCCGTAACAATAGCACTAACTGTGGTGATTTTGCTGACTTTAGCTATTGTCACTATTTTGTCTTGGCAAGCTATATGGATACCCTTTTTTCGACCAGTTTTATGTTTGATTATGAGTAGCATTGCTATGATAAGCTATACTAGCTACCGGGTGCAAAAACAGAACCAGATAATTCTTGCCCAGGTGCAAAAACAACAACAAGCAATTGAGGAAATGAGTTTGCTATGGGAGCAAAAAACCCAACTTCCCACCCACGTTGACCAGTTTGATTTTGTTGATGCGGTCACATCTGGAGATACGGATTTACTTTTAGCTGGACGCTATCAGATCATGAGAAATCTGGGTTCAGGAGGTTTTGGCAGGACTTATTTAGTAGAAGATACTCAAAACCAAAACAAGGATCAGCATCATACCTGTGTGATTAAGCAATTAATGCCAGCCCGGAGAGATGACAAGTTTTTGCAGGTTGCTCGTAGACTATTTAACACTGAAGCGGAAATTTTAGCCATTGTAGGTCAACACCCGCAAATTCCCCAACTGTTGGGTTATTTTGAGGATAGACAGGAGTTTTATCTAGTTCAAGAGTATATAGTAGGTCATACTTTAAGTCAAGAGTTACCTCCAGTAACGGGTGCTAAAAGCCAGAGCTTTGTTATTGCTATGTTACTAGAAATCTTAGAGATTTTATCTTTTATACATCAACACCATGTAATTCACCGAGATATTAAACCTAGCAATATTATGCGACGCCATCAAGATAATCGTCTGTGTTTAATAGATTTTGGCGCGGTGAAATTAATTCAACCTCAAATTAATCCTGGCACTGAGTCAGCTACGGTTTCCATAGGTACAAGGGGGTATTCACCACCCGAACAATTGGCTGGTCATCCCCGCTTATCTAGCGATATTTATGCCCTGGGTATGATTGGTATTCAAGCTGTGACCGGAAATTTTCCCCAAGAATTGCCGTTGGATCCCCAAACTGGCAATGTGGTTTGGCGACACCTTGGTATAGTTAGTGATCAGTTGGCAAGTATTTTAGACAAAATGGTTTGTTATAATTTTGGCGATCGCTATTTGTCCGCTAGGGCGGTTATTGAAGATTTAAACTGCAGCTTCTCACCTTAG